The Streptomyces sp. NBC_00691 genome has a segment encoding these proteins:
- a CDS encoding transglycosylase SLT domain-containing protein, whose product MSRISVRGFAVASATAVTTVGAVMGVASGNAAQSSDDNFEATAADTTLLADIPVGEQAQVQVSSLSEQADVQAAAADSVAKKSAEETARLRAAKDAEAKKEAADKAAAEEKAEKERKEAEERASRSAVRDASSFSAQGSYSVSEVKAIARQMVPASQFQCFSNIVDHESTWNYKAVNQGSGAYGLVQALPGNKMASAGADWQTNPATQIKWGLNYMNDRYGSPCGAWSFWLSHRWY is encoded by the coding sequence GTGAGCCGGATCTCGGTCCGGGGATTCGCGGTGGCTTCGGCCACTGCGGTCACCACCGTCGGCGCCGTCATGGGCGTTGCGTCGGGTAACGCCGCTCAGTCCTCGGACGACAACTTCGAGGCCACCGCGGCCGACACCACGCTGCTCGCGGACATTCCCGTGGGCGAACAGGCCCAGGTACAGGTCTCGTCCCTCTCGGAGCAGGCCGACGTCCAGGCCGCCGCTGCCGACTCCGTCGCCAAGAAGTCCGCGGAGGAGACGGCTCGTCTCCGCGCCGCCAAGGACGCCGAGGCGAAGAAGGAGGCGGCCGACAAGGCCGCCGCCGAGGAGAAGGCCGAGAAGGAGCGCAAGGAGGCCGAGGAGCGCGCCAGTCGTTCCGCGGTCCGCGACGCCTCGTCCTTCAGCGCGCAGGGCTCGTACTCCGTCTCCGAGGTCAAGGCGATCGCCCGCCAGATGGTCCCGGCCTCGCAGTTCCAGTGCTTCAGCAACATCGTGGACCACGAGTCCACCTGGAACTACAAGGCCGTCAACCAGGGTTCGGGCGCCTACGGTCTCGTCCAGGCGCTCCCGGGCAACAAGATGGCCAGCGCGGGCGCCGACTGGCAGACCAACCCGGCCACCCAGATCAAGTGGGGCCTCAACTACATGAACGACCGCTACGGCAGCCCGTGCGGCGCCTGGTCGTTCTGGCTGTCCCACCGCTGGTACTAG
- a CDS encoding AI-2E family transporter: MSRVPGWLGRLGESLSRMGERLDERRAEAERADPLDPPYEESRERRPADAAPVAGEVNGSGAANGRGAEAGSGTGAVAVAVPARPDEDQDAAASVPKPATAPAVDSGRSVPAPPSYAPAVAARPDPAAAIPWGMRVAAEASWRLLVFAGTVWVLMKVISSVQLVVLAFVAALLITALLQPTVAMLRRKGLPRGLATAVTAVSGFVVMGLVGWFVVWQVMDNIDNLTDQVKDGIEELKRWALDSPFHVTERQINEIAKNLSDTIGANAEQITSVGLQGVAVFVEAMTGILLAMFSTLFLLYDGKKVWEWTLKLVPAQARPGVAGAGPRAWRTLTAYVRGTVLVALIDAVFIGLGLWFLEVPMAVPLAVFIFLFAFIPLVGAVVSGALAVVVALVTNGPFTALMVLVVVLAVQQIEGHVLQPFILGRAVRVHPLAVVLAVAAGGLTAGIGGAVVAVPLVAVVNTVVGYLRAYSTEQALRSAPEPRGATAHEVAPTPAPGSLAARGDGK, encoded by the coding sequence ATGTCGAGAGTGCCAGGGTGGCTGGGCCGACTGGGCGAGAGCCTGAGCCGTATGGGTGAACGCCTCGACGAGCGGCGGGCCGAGGCGGAGCGAGCGGATCCGCTCGACCCGCCGTACGAGGAGTCGCGGGAACGGCGTCCGGCCGACGCGGCCCCCGTCGCCGGCGAGGTGAACGGGAGCGGCGCCGCGAACGGTCGCGGAGCCGAGGCCGGGTCGGGGACCGGGGCGGTCGCCGTCGCCGTGCCCGCCCGCCCCGACGAGGACCAGGACGCCGCGGCGTCCGTCCCGAAGCCCGCCACCGCCCCGGCAGTCGACTCGGGCCGCTCCGTCCCGGCACCCCCCTCGTACGCACCGGCCGTCGCCGCCCGGCCCGACCCCGCCGCCGCGATCCCGTGGGGCATGCGGGTGGCCGCCGAGGCGAGCTGGCGCCTGCTCGTCTTCGCCGGCACCGTCTGGGTGCTGATGAAGGTGATCAGCTCCGTCCAGCTGGTCGTCCTCGCGTTCGTCGCCGCCCTCCTCATCACCGCGCTGCTCCAGCCCACCGTGGCCATGCTGCGCCGGAAGGGTCTGCCGCGCGGGCTCGCCACCGCCGTCACCGCCGTCTCCGGCTTCGTCGTGATGGGGCTGGTCGGCTGGTTCGTGGTCTGGCAGGTGATGGACAACATCGACAACCTGACCGACCAGGTCAAGGACGGCATCGAGGAGCTCAAGCGCTGGGCCCTCGACAGTCCGTTCCATGTGACCGAGCGCCAGATCAACGAGATTGCGAAGAACCTCAGCGACACCATCGGGGCGAACGCCGAGCAGATCACCTCCGTCGGACTGCAGGGCGTCGCCGTCTTCGTCGAGGCGATGACCGGCATCCTGCTCGCCATGTTCTCGACGCTCTTCCTGCTGTACGACGGGAAGAAGGTCTGGGAGTGGACGCTCAAGCTGGTGCCCGCGCAGGCCCGGCCCGGCGTCGCGGGCGCGGGGCCGCGCGCCTGGCGCACCCTCACCGCCTATGTGCGGGGCACGGTGCTCGTCGCCCTGATCGACGCGGTCTTCATCGGCCTCGGACTCTGGTTCCTCGAGGTGCCGATGGCCGTACCGCTCGCCGTCTTCATCTTCCTCTTCGCCTTCATCCCGCTGGTCGGAGCGGTGGTCTCCGGCGCCCTCGCGGTCGTCGTCGCCCTCGTCACCAACGGGCCGTTCACCGCGCTCATGGTCCTGGTCGTCGTCCTCGCCGTGCAGCAGATCGAGGGCCATGTGCTCCAGCCCTTCATCCTCGGGCGCGCGGTCCGGGTCCACCCGCTGGCCGTGGTCCTCGCGGTCGCGGCCGGCGGCCTGACCGCCGGCATCGGCGGCGCCGTGGTCGCCGTCCCGCTGGTCGCCGTCGTCAACACGGTGGTCGGCTACCTCCGCGCGTACAGCACCGAGCAGGCGCTGCGCAGCGCGCCGGAACCTCGCGGGGCGACCGCACACGAGGTCGCGCCCACCCCGGCCCCCGGCTCGCTCGCCGCCAGGGGGGACGGCAAGTGA
- a CDS encoding alkyl hydroperoxide reductase: MALDELKSAIPDFAKDLKLNLGSVIGNSELPEQQLWGTVLACAIASRSPKVLKELEPEAQANLKPEAYQAAKSAAAIMAMNNVFYRTRHLLSDPEYGTMRAGLRMNVIGNPGVEKVDFELWSLAVSAINGCGQCLDSHEQVLRQAGVDRATIQEAVKIAAVIQAVGVTLDAEAVLASAE; encoded by the coding sequence ATGGCTCTCGACGAACTGAAGTCCGCCATACCGGACTTCGCCAAGGACCTGAAGCTGAACCTCGGTTCGGTCATCGGCAACAGCGAGCTGCCCGAGCAGCAGCTCTGGGGCACCGTCCTCGCCTGCGCGATCGCCTCGCGCTCGCCGAAGGTCCTCAAGGAGCTGGAGCCCGAGGCCCAGGCCAACCTGAAGCCCGAGGCGTACCAGGCGGCCAAGTCCGCCGCCGCGATCATGGCGATGAACAACGTCTTCTACCGGACCCGGCACCTGCTGTCGGACCCCGAATACGGGACGATGCGCGCCGGTCTGCGGATGAACGTCATCGGCAACCCGGGCGTCGAGAAGGTCGACTTCGAGCTGTGGTCGCTGGCGGTGTCCGCGATCAACGGCTGCGGCCAGTGCCTCGACTCGCACGAGCAGGTCCTGCGCCAGGCCGGTGTCGACCGGGCCACCATCCAGGAGGCCGTCAAGATCGCCGCGGTGATCCAGGCGGTCGGCGTCACCCTCGACGCGGAAGCGGTCCTCGCCTCCGCCGAGTAG
- a CDS encoding peroxiredoxin has protein sequence MLTVGDKFPTYDLTACVSLESGKEFEQIDHKAYEGKWRVVFFWPKDFTFVCPTEIAAFGKLNDEFADRDAQILGVSGDSEFVHHAWRKDHADLRDLPFPMLADSKHELMSDCGVRGEDGFAQRAVFIVDPNNEIQFTMVTAGSVGRNPKEVLRVLDALQTDELCPCNWNKGEGTLDAAALLSGE, from the coding sequence GTGCTCACTGTCGGTGACAAGTTCCCCACCTACGACCTGACCGCCTGCGTGTCGCTGGAGAGCGGCAAGGAGTTCGAGCAGATCGACCACAAGGCCTACGAGGGCAAGTGGCGCGTGGTGTTCTTCTGGCCGAAGGACTTCACCTTCGTCTGCCCCACCGAGATCGCCGCGTTCGGCAAGCTGAACGACGAGTTCGCGGACCGCGACGCCCAGATCCTCGGCGTCTCCGGCGACTCCGAGTTCGTGCACCACGCCTGGCGCAAGGACCACGCCGACCTGCGTGACCTGCCCTTCCCGATGCTGGCCGACTCCAAGCACGAGCTCATGAGCGACTGCGGCGTGCGCGGCGAGGACGGCTTCGCCCAGCGTGCCGTCTTCATCGTGGACCCGAACAACGAGATCCAGTTCACCATGGTGACCGCCGGCTCCGTCGGCCGTAACCCCAAGGAGGTCCTGCGGGTCCTCGACGCCCTGCAGACCGACGAGCTGTGCCCCTGCAACTGGAACAAGGGCGAGGGCACCCTCGACGCCGCCGCGCTCCTGTCGGGCGAGTGA
- a CDS encoding LysR substrate-binding domain-containing protein: protein MIPARRVKQPSLSQLRAFAAVAEHLHFRDAAAAIGMSQPALSGAVSALEEALGVQLLERTTRKVLLSPAGERLALRARAVLDTVSELMEEAEAAQAPFTGVLRLGVIPTVAPYLLPTVLRLVHRRYPDLDLQVHEEQTSSLLEGLAAGRLDLLLLAVPLGVPGVTELPLFDEDFVLVTPQGHPLAGRDDIPRDALKELRLLLLDEGHCLRDQALDICREAGRTDGAEVTTTAAGLSTLVQLVAGGLGVTLLPRTAVTVETARNNALWTGLFTEPAPARRIALAMRSGAARHAEFEELAAELRGAMRGLPVRVLDGGA, encoded by the coding sequence GTGATCCCGGCACGACGTGTGAAACAGCCCAGCCTGTCCCAGCTCAGAGCCTTCGCGGCGGTGGCCGAACATCTCCACTTCCGCGATGCGGCGGCCGCCATCGGCATGAGCCAGCCCGCGCTCTCGGGCGCGGTTTCGGCTCTCGAAGAGGCACTCGGTGTCCAGCTCCTCGAGCGTACGACGCGGAAGGTGCTGCTCTCGCCCGCGGGGGAACGGCTCGCGCTCCGCGCCCGGGCGGTCCTCGACACGGTGTCGGAGCTGATGGAGGAGGCGGAGGCGGCCCAGGCCCCGTTCACCGGAGTGCTGCGGCTCGGGGTGATCCCCACGGTCGCCCCGTATCTGCTGCCGACGGTGCTGCGGCTCGTCCACCGGCGCTACCCGGACCTCGACCTCCAGGTCCACGAGGAGCAGACCTCCTCCCTCCTGGAGGGGCTCGCGGCGGGGCGGCTCGACCTGCTGCTGCTCGCCGTGCCTCTCGGAGTGCCCGGAGTCACCGAACTCCCCCTGTTCGACGAGGACTTCGTCCTGGTCACCCCGCAGGGTCATCCGCTGGCCGGCCGGGACGACATTCCGCGCGATGCCCTCAAGGAGCTGCGCCTGCTGCTCCTCGACGAGGGGCACTGCCTGCGCGACCAGGCGCTCGACATCTGCCGCGAGGCCGGGCGCACGGACGGCGCCGAGGTCACCACCACCGCGGCGGGGCTCTCCACCCTGGTCCAGCTGGTGGCCGGCGGTCTCGGGGTGACCCTGTTGCCGCGTACCGCCGTCACGGTCGAGACCGCCCGTAACAACGCCCTGTGGACCGGGCTCTTCACCGAACCGGCCCCCGCCCGGCGGATCGCCCTCGCGATGCGTTCGGGCGCGGCCCGGCACGCCGAATTCGAGGAACTGGCGGCGGAGCTGAGGGGCGCGATGCGCGGGCTTCCGGTGCGGGTCCTGGACGGAGGCGCCTGA
- a CDS encoding FtsX-like permease family protein encodes MTLRTWTRDLALGARFAVAGGRSGLLRTLLTATGVGFGVALLLLASSLPNMLFQREVRESVRAVDGSEQVNAPRADTFLHLGRTTVYRDDVVSGLLLTPEGDRPPVPPGAAAFPARGEMLVSPALQDILDSPDGALLKERLPYKVAGTIGPDGLIGPAELRYVAHVGFLTTDTFDGRGVRYGWSVPEEPMNAFLILLVVVACVVLLLPVLVFIATAVRFGGEQRDRRLAALRLVGADTAMTRRIAAGESLAGALLGLLVGLGLFAVARQFAGAFTIWDVNAYPSDVVPMPALAVLALVAVPVSSVVVTLFALRGVVIEPLGVVRTSTPRRRRLWWRLLLLAAGVALLVPLMGEVQVTETSIDTVGVAAGTTLALIGLTTLLPWLVEAGVKRLHTGPVSWQLAVRRLQLSSGTAARAVSGIVVAATGAIALQMLFQAMESDFTEVTGQDVSRAQIAVGVDAGTADEARRMIDRFERTKGVTGVTGIVESSLWRPGPLKEGEEFAPMTSLRIGDCASLAEFAALPSCEDGDVFVFLAHGAQGNPGDAFVTRTARPGAAVALRDPHPHPDEPKRAEGGPVPQWRIPAGARVVDSRPDPTGMYQYGVLATPSAIDATRLDDPDAQAMVRLDPAVPDAAEFVRNTAEAVSPTSWVRTLEDTQRDAAFSSVRTGILVGSTLTMLLVAASLLVATLEQLRDRKRLLSSLVAFGTRRSTLSLSVLWQTAVPIVLGLLLAVAGGTGLGVVLLKTGGQQVQDWWVFLPVVGIGLGLIAAVTLLSMPVLWRLMRADGLRTE; translated from the coding sequence ATGACGCTCCGCACCTGGACCCGCGACCTGGCGCTCGGCGCCCGGTTCGCGGTCGCCGGAGGCCGGTCCGGCCTCCTGCGCACCCTGCTGACGGCGACCGGGGTCGGCTTCGGCGTCGCCCTGCTGCTGCTCGCCTCCTCCCTGCCGAACATGCTCTTCCAGCGGGAGGTGCGCGAGTCCGTCCGCGCCGTCGACGGCAGCGAGCAGGTCAACGCGCCCCGGGCCGACACCTTCCTCCACCTCGGCAGGACCACCGTCTACCGGGACGACGTGGTCAGCGGGCTGCTGCTCACCCCGGAGGGCGACCGCCCGCCGGTCCCGCCGGGCGCGGCGGCGTTCCCCGCGCGCGGCGAGATGCTGGTCTCCCCCGCGCTCCAGGACATCCTCGACTCCCCCGACGGAGCCCTCCTCAAGGAGCGCCTCCCCTACAAGGTCGCCGGGACGATCGGGCCGGACGGACTCATCGGCCCCGCCGAGCTGCGGTACGTCGCCCACGTCGGCTTCCTCACCACCGACACCTTCGACGGGCGCGGCGTGCGCTACGGCTGGTCGGTGCCCGAGGAACCGATGAACGCGTTCCTGATCCTCCTCGTCGTCGTCGCCTGCGTGGTCCTGCTCCTGCCCGTGCTCGTCTTCATCGCCACCGCCGTCCGCTTCGGCGGCGAACAGCGCGACCGGCGGCTCGCGGCGCTCCGCCTCGTCGGCGCCGACACCGCCATGACCCGGCGGATCGCGGCCGGCGAGTCCCTCGCGGGCGCGCTGCTCGGCCTGCTCGTCGGACTCGGACTCTTCGCGGTGGCACGGCAGTTCGCCGGGGCGTTCACCATCTGGGACGTCAACGCGTACCCCTCCGACGTCGTACCGATGCCCGCGCTCGCCGTGCTCGCGCTCGTCGCCGTCCCGGTCTCCTCGGTCGTCGTCACCCTCTTCGCGCTGCGGGGTGTGGTGATCGAGCCCCTCGGGGTCGTCCGGACCTCCACTCCCCGCCGTCGGCGACTGTGGTGGCGCCTGCTGCTCCTCGCGGCGGGAGTGGCCCTGCTCGTCCCGCTCATGGGCGAGGTCCAGGTCACCGAGACCAGCATCGACACCGTGGGCGTGGCGGCCGGCACCACGCTGGCCCTGATCGGTCTGACCACGCTGCTGCCGTGGCTCGTCGAGGCCGGGGTGAAGCGGCTGCACACGGGCCCGGTGTCCTGGCAGCTCGCGGTCCGGCGGCTCCAGCTGAGCAGCGGCACGGCGGCCCGCGCGGTCAGCGGCATCGTCGTCGCGGCGACGGGCGCGATCGCGCTGCAGATGCTCTTCCAGGCGATGGAGAGCGACTTCACCGAGGTCACGGGCCAGGACGTGTCCCGCGCCCAGATCGCCGTCGGCGTCGACGCCGGGACCGCCGACGAGGCCCGCCGGATGATCGACCGCTTCGAGAGGACCAAGGGCGTCACCGGCGTCACCGGCATCGTCGAATCGAGTCTGTGGCGTCCCGGACCCCTGAAGGAGGGCGAGGAGTTCGCCCCGATGACCTCCCTCAGGATCGGCGACTGCGCCTCCCTCGCGGAGTTCGCCGCACTGCCCTCCTGCGAGGACGGCGATGTGTTCGTCTTCCTCGCGCACGGCGCGCAGGGCAACCCGGGGGACGCGTTCGTCACCAGGACGGCACGGCCGGGCGCCGCGGTCGCGCTGCGCGACCCGCATCCGCACCCGGACGAGCCGAAGCGCGCCGAGGGCGGCCCGGTCCCGCAGTGGCGCATCCCCGCCGGCGCCCGGGTGGTGGACTCCCGCCCCGACCCGACGGGCATGTACCAGTACGGCGTCCTCGCCACCCCGTCGGCCATCGACGCCACCCGGCTCGACGATCCCGACGCACAGGCCATGGTCCGGCTCGACCCGGCCGTGCCGGACGCCGCCGAGTTCGTACGGAACACGGCGGAGGCCGTCTCCCCGACGTCCTGGGTCCGCACTCTCGAGGACACCCAGCGGGACGCCGCGTTCAGCAGCGTCCGCACCGGCATCCTGGTCGGCTCCACGCTGACGATGCTGCTGGTGGCGGCCTCGCTCCTGGTCGCGACCCTGGAACAGCTCCGGGACCGCAAGCGGCTGCTCTCCTCACTGGTCGCCTTCGGCACCCGGCGTTCCACCCTGAGCTTGTCGGTGCTGTGGCAGACGGCGGTCCCGATCGTCCTCGGTCTGCTCCTCGCCGTCGCGGGCGGGACCGGCCTCGGTGTCGTCCTGCTCAAGACGGGCGGGCAGCAGGTCCAGGACTGGTGGGTCTTCCTGCCCGTCGTCGGGATCGGGCTGGGCCTGATCGCCGCCGTGACGCTGCTGAGCATGCCCGTCCTCTGGCGCCTGATGCGCGCGGACGGGCTGCGCACGGAGTAA
- a CDS encoding ABC transporter ATP-binding protein has product MSPTPLLTATGLDKAYGPTTALAQAGFALRAGEVVAVMGPSGSGKSTLLHCLAGIVRPDAGTITYDGRELTALSDTARSSLRRTDFGFVFQFGQLVPELTCVENVALPLRLNGEKRKAAEARAAEWMARLEVDDTAHKRPGEISGGQGQRVAVARALVTAPRVIFADEPTGALDSLNGERVMHLLTDASRDTGAAVVLVTHEARVAAYSDREIVVRDGAVRDAEWVA; this is encoded by the coding sequence ATGAGCCCCACCCCGCTCCTGACCGCCACCGGCCTCGACAAGGCCTACGGCCCGACCACGGCCCTCGCCCAAGCCGGCTTCGCGCTCCGGGCCGGCGAGGTCGTCGCCGTCATGGGGCCCTCCGGCTCCGGCAAGTCGACCCTGTTGCACTGCCTGGCCGGCATCGTGCGCCCCGACGCGGGCACGATCACCTACGACGGACGCGAACTCACCGCGCTCTCCGACACCGCGCGCAGCTCCCTGCGCCGTACCGACTTCGGCTTCGTCTTCCAGTTCGGCCAGCTCGTCCCCGAGCTGACCTGCGTCGAGAACGTGGCCCTCCCGCTCCGCCTCAACGGCGAGAAGCGGAAGGCCGCCGAGGCCCGGGCCGCCGAGTGGATGGCACGCCTGGAGGTCGACGACACCGCGCACAAGCGCCCCGGCGAGATATCCGGCGGCCAGGGCCAGCGCGTCGCCGTCGCCCGCGCGCTCGTCACCGCCCCGCGGGTGATCTTCGCCGACGAGCCGACCGGCGCCCTCGACTCCCTCAACGGCGAGCGGGTCATGCACCTGCTCACCGACGCCTCCAGGGACACCGGCGCCGCCGTCGTCCTCGTCACCCACGAGGCCCGCGTCGCCGCCTACTCGGACCGCGAGATCGTCGTCCGCGACGGAGCCGTACGCGACGCGGAGTGGGTGGCATGA
- a CDS encoding PadR family transcriptional regulator, with amino-acid sequence MSIGHTLLGLLESGPRHGYDLKRAFDEKFGHDRPLHYGQVYSTMSRLLKNGLVVVDGIEAGGGPERKRYAITEAGITDVAQWLTTPEKPEPYLQSTLYTKVVLALLTGRGAAELLDTQRAEHLRLMRELTRRKKDGDLADQLICDHALFHLEADLRWLELTAARLDRLAEEIRR; translated from the coding sequence ATGTCCATCGGTCACACCCTCCTGGGGCTCCTGGAGTCCGGCCCGCGTCACGGTTACGACCTCAAGCGCGCCTTCGACGAGAAGTTCGGCCACGACCGGCCGCTGCACTACGGCCAGGTCTACTCGACCATGTCCCGGCTCCTGAAGAACGGCCTCGTCGTCGTCGACGGCATCGAGGCGGGCGGCGGCCCGGAACGGAAGCGGTACGCCATCACCGAGGCCGGCATCACCGATGTCGCCCAGTGGCTCACCACGCCCGAGAAGCCCGAGCCGTACCTCCAGTCCACGCTCTACACCAAGGTCGTCCTGGCCCTGCTCACCGGTCGCGGCGCCGCCGAGCTCCTCGACACCCAGCGCGCCGAGCACCTGCGCCTGATGCGCGAGCTCACCCGCCGCAAGAAGGACGGCGACCTCGCCGACCAGCTGATCTGCGACCACGCCCTCTTCCATCTGGAAGCGGACCTGCGCTGGCTGGAACTGACCGCCGCCCGCCTCGACCGGCTCGCCGAGGAGATCCGCCGATGA
- a CDS encoding transglycosylase domain-containing protein, giving the protein MGGPDKSKAKKRGLRRFFSWRKLLGTFFVVCLLAMGALYVVYLLVPVPTANAEATMQSNIYKYANGKVLARTGKINREIVGLDRIPLPVQKAFVAAENKTFYRDNGVDIKGTTRAAWSTITGKGKQGGSTITQQYVKNFYLSQDQTATRKLKEMVIAIKVDQESSKSDILAGYMNTSYYGRSAYGIQAAARSYYGVDATQLTTAQGAYLASLLQAPNQYDWTSASSTGRKLVEERWNYVLDNMVGEGWLPQAERAGMKFPVPQKPKPLPGMEGQTGYIVEAANQELMRQGVSEEDIKAGGWTITLSIDEKRQKDLVKAVDRQLEAKLDRKGDKKDATVQAGATSVDPKTGEVVALYGGIGATEHWTSNATRRDYQPASTFKPVVLASALDHRSVTQDGRDIGLGTIYDGTSKREVVGSDIPFAPENEDNRSYGPVSVQKATNSSINSAFAQMIVDVGPARTKETALALGMKDGPDFGATPAMSLGTMGASTMDMAGVYATLDNHGKKVSPTLVKAAVHRDRTLSPAKGIGDQVISREAADTVTQAMTGVVQNGSGTRAAGDYEAAGKTGTSENNRSAWFVGYTPELVTAVALFGEDPKGNQVTLTNTINEGRANGGRTPAQIWGDYTDRALGGGSDASFDLETDGSASSDPDPTPTPTSTEETQEPTDEPTREPTTRSPDSTPPPTSTATTPPEPTRDPATTPPEPTSTPPVTDEPSPPPSIEPPNPDASQGDTDRPQR; this is encoded by the coding sequence ATGGGCGGACCGGACAAGAGCAAGGCGAAGAAACGCGGCCTGCGCCGCTTCTTCTCCTGGAGGAAGCTCCTGGGCACCTTCTTCGTGGTCTGCCTGCTCGCGATGGGCGCCCTGTACGTCGTCTACCTCCTGGTCCCGGTGCCGACGGCCAACGCCGAGGCGACGATGCAGAGCAACATCTACAAGTACGCCAACGGCAAGGTCCTCGCCCGCACCGGCAAGATCAACCGAGAGATCGTCGGCCTCGACAGGATCCCCCTGCCGGTCCAGAAGGCGTTCGTCGCCGCGGAGAACAAGACCTTCTACCGGGACAACGGCGTCGACATCAAGGGCACCACCCGCGCCGCCTGGTCGACCATCACCGGCAAGGGCAAGCAGGGCGGCTCGACCATCACCCAGCAGTACGTCAAGAACTTCTACCTGAGCCAGGACCAGACCGCGACGCGCAAGCTCAAGGAAATGGTCATCGCCATCAAGGTCGACCAGGAGTCGAGCAAGAGCGACATCCTCGCCGGGTACATGAACACCAGCTACTACGGGCGCAGCGCCTACGGCATACAGGCCGCCGCCCGCTCGTACTACGGCGTCGACGCCACCCAGCTGACCACCGCCCAGGGCGCCTATCTCGCCTCGCTGCTCCAGGCGCCCAACCAGTACGACTGGACCTCCGCGAGCAGCACCGGCCGCAAGCTCGTCGAGGAGCGGTGGAACTACGTCCTCGACAACATGGTCGGCGAGGGCTGGCTCCCGCAGGCCGAGCGCGCCGGCATGAAGTTCCCCGTCCCGCAGAAGCCCAAGCCCCTCCCCGGCATGGAAGGCCAGACCGGGTACATCGTCGAGGCCGCCAACCAGGAGCTGATGCGCCAGGGCGTCAGCGAGGAGGACATCAAGGCCGGCGGCTGGACGATCACCCTCTCCATCGACGAGAAGCGGCAGAAGGACCTCGTCAAGGCGGTCGACCGGCAGCTGGAGGCCAAGCTCGACCGCAAGGGCGACAAGAAGGACGCCACCGTCCAGGCGGGCGCCACCTCCGTCGACCCGAAGACCGGCGAGGTCGTCGCGCTGTACGGCGGCATCGGCGCCACCGAGCACTGGACGTCCAACGCCACCCGCCGCGACTACCAGCCCGCCTCCACCTTCAAGCCGGTCGTCCTCGCCTCCGCCCTCGACCACCGCTCGGTCACCCAGGACGGGCGGGACATCGGCCTCGGCACGATCTACGACGGCACCAGCAAGCGCGAGGTCGTCGGCAGCGACATCCCCTTCGCGCCGGAGAACGAGGACAACCGCAGCTACGGACCCGTCTCCGTGCAGAAGGCCACCAACAGTTCCATCAACTCCGCCTTCGCGCAGATGATCGTGGACGTCGGCCCCGCCAGGACCAAGGAGACCGCCCTCGCCCTCGGTATGAAGGACGGCCCGGACTTCGGCGCGACCCCCGCCATGTCCCTCGGCACCATGGGCGCCTCCACGATGGACATGGCCGGCGTCTACGCCACGCTCGACAACCACGGCAAGAAGGTCTCCCCGACCCTCGTGAAGGCGGCCGTGCACCGGGACCGCACGCTCTCCCCCGCCAAGGGGATCGGCGACCAGGTCATCAGCCGCGAGGCCGCCGACACCGTCACCCAGGCCATGACGGGCGTCGTGCAGAACGGCTCCGGCACCCGCGCCGCCGGAGACTACGAGGCCGCCGGCAAGACCGGCACCTCCGAGAACAACCGTTCCGCCTGGTTCGTGGGCTACACCCCCGAACTCGTCACCGCCGTCGCCCTCTTCGGCGAGGACCCCAAGGGCAACCAGGTCACCCTCACCAACACCATCAACGAGGGCCGCGCCAACGGTGGCCGTACGCCCGCCCAGATCTGGGGCGACTACACCGACCGCGCCCTCGGCGGCGGCTCCGACGCCTCCTTCGACCTGGAGACCGACGGCTCGGCCTCCTCCGACCCGGACCCGACGCCCACCCCCACCAGCACCGAGGAGACGCAGGAGCCGACCGACGAGCCGACCCGGGAGCCGACGACACGCTCCCCGGACTCGACGCCCCCGCCGACCTCCACGGCCACCACGCCGCCGGAGCCGACGCGCGACCCGGCCACCACACCGCCGGAACCCACGAGCACGCCGCCGGTCACCGACGAGCCTTCGCCGCCGCCGTCGATCGAGCCGCCGAACCCGGACGCCAGTCAGGGCGACACCGACCGACCGCAGCGGTAG